One Kineococcus radiotolerans SRS30216 = ATCC BAA-149 DNA window includes the following coding sequences:
- a CDS encoding DUF6541 family protein, with translation MAPAVPGFTVVTGGSPASDALTLALAAAWVLLPGALVLAAAGVRRVPVLLGAAPATSIGVSTVVATLTGLSGTRFTWWGVLAATAVLALLVAAVRGRGREPFETGRTPRGPAIAAGVLVLAAGATACELFRRGLGALATPTQEHDALTHTLVAARVLRAGDAAPWRGQALDVVTGVPAQYYPNGLHQWAALVAGTGDVSVVSGLNATSVLVLALVQPLGLLALAARTLPRAWLPAGGVAAVASALAYQPLQAMHHDSGALPNAAAIAFAPGVVALLLPPPSTPARAVGGLVPALALACAGAVTVHPSAALTVGGGVLGWFVLDAVVGRRSPWRGTWFAGLAGAGALVAALVGTALARAAATGGGSSSRFVRDVDPQSLPDALHRVLTLPLQGGIDPAATREQWWLAVPVLLGVLLAGRRAGAAALTWLVWTAIAVAYLVDLRGPGLDLVWDSAWNSYYRVVAHGSPWAWLLAGVAVVRLADLLTGPLPARVAPRGAPLLAGALGLALLAGAGSDVLPTEVRALRERYADPAYQRVDADDAAAARFLAEHVRPGQRVLNSGNDGSTYAYVLEGVPVLATTAVPTAPLPDLRTLLKRFRDLPTDPEVQDLVRRHDVAWVVVDADAPGLPLRPADAAFFGVPGYSVPPGLVDLDAVAGLRRVFTSGTVGVWQVTGP, from the coding sequence ATGGCCCCCGCGGTCCCCGGGTTCACCGTCGTCACCGGCGGGAGCCCCGCCTCCGACGCGCTCACCCTCGCCCTGGCCGCGGCCTGGGTCCTGCTGCCGGGGGCCCTCGTCCTCGCCGCCGCCGGGGTCCGCCGGGTCCCCGTGCTGCTCGGGGCCGCGCCGGCCACCTCGATCGGCGTCAGCACCGTCGTCGCGACCCTCACCGGGCTCAGCGGCACCCGCTTCACGTGGTGGGGGGTCCTCGCCGCGACCGCCGTCCTCGCCCTGCTCGTCGCCGCGGTCCGCGGGCGGGGACGCGAACCGTTCGAGACCGGCCGGACCCCGCGCGGCCCGGCGATCGCCGCGGGGGTCCTGGTCCTCGCCGCGGGCGCCACGGCGTGCGAGCTGTTCCGGCGGGGGCTGGGCGCGCTCGCCACCCCGACGCAGGAGCACGACGCCCTCACCCACACCCTCGTCGCCGCCCGCGTCCTGCGCGCCGGGGACGCCGCGCCGTGGCGCGGCCAGGCCCTCGACGTCGTCACCGGCGTGCCCGCGCAGTACTACCCCAACGGGCTGCACCAGTGGGCGGCCCTCGTCGCCGGCACCGGCGACGTCAGCGTCGTCAGCGGCCTCAACGCCACGAGCGTCCTCGTCCTCGCCCTCGTCCAGCCGCTGGGCCTGCTCGCCCTGGCCGCGCGCACCCTGCCGCGGGCGTGGCTGCCCGCCGGCGGGGTCGCCGCCGTCGCCTCCGCGCTCGCCTACCAGCCGCTGCAGGCCATGCACCACGACTCCGGCGCCCTGCCGAACGCGGCCGCGATCGCCTTCGCCCCCGGCGTCGTCGCCCTGCTGCTGCCCCCGCCGAGCACCCCCGCCCGCGCCGTCGGGGGCCTCGTCCCCGCCCTGGCCCTGGCCTGCGCCGGAGCGGTCACCGTCCACCCCAGCGCCGCCCTCACCGTCGGCGGCGGGGTCCTCGGCTGGTTCGTCCTCGACGCCGTCGTCGGCCGGCGCAGCCCCTGGCGCGGGACGTGGTTCGCCGGCCTCGCCGGGGCCGGCGCGCTGGTCGCCGCCCTCGTGGGGACGGCGCTGGCCCGCGCCGCGGCCACCGGCGGGGGGTCCAGCTCCCGCTTCGTGCGCGACGTCGACCCGCAGTCCCTGCCCGACGCGCTGCACCGCGTCCTCACCCTGCCCCTGCAGGGCGGGATCGACCCCGCCGCGACCCGCGAGCAGTGGTGGCTGGCCGTCCCGGTGCTGCTGGGGGTGCTGCTGGCGGGACGCCGGGCCGGCGCGGCGGCGCTGACCTGGCTGGTGTGGACGGCGATCGCCGTGGCCTACCTCGTGGACCTGCGCGGCCCCGGCCTGGACCTGGTGTGGGACAGCGCCTGGAACTCCTACTACCGCGTCGTCGCCCACGGCAGCCCGTGGGCGTGGCTGCTCGCCGGGGTCGCGGTGGTCCGGCTCGCCGACCTGCTCACCGGCCCGCTCCCCGCGCGGGTCGCGCCCCGCGGCGCGCCCCTGCTGGCCGGGGCGCTGGGGCTCGCGCTCCTGGCCGGGGCCGGCTCCGACGTCCTGCCCACCGAGGTCCGCGCCCTGCGCGAGCGCTACGCCGACCCCGCCTACCAGCGCGTCGACGCCGACGACGCGGCCGCCGCGCGCTTCCTCGCCGAGCACGTCCGCCCCGGCCAGCGCGTCCTGAACTCCGGCAACGACGGCTCCACCTACGCCTACGTCCTGGAGGGGGTGCCCGTCCTCGCCACCACCGCCGTCCCCACCGCCCCGCTGCCGGACCTGCGGACCCTGCTCAAGCGGTTCCGCGACCTGCCCACCGACCCCGAGGTCCAGGACCTCGTGCGCCGCCACGACGTCGCCTGGGTCGTCGTCGACGCCGACGCCCCCGGACTGCCCCTGCGCCCGGCCGACGCCGCGTTCTTCGGCGTCCCCGGCTACTCCGTGCCGCCGGGCCTGGTGGACCTCGACGCCGTCGCGGGCCTGCGCCGGGTCTTCACCAGCGGCACGGTGGGCGTGTGGCAGGTGACCGGGCCGTGA
- a CDS encoding glycosyltransferase, which translates to MPANAPDTPEDKVVAVVVAYDRRDLLLAGLDALAAQTRRPDLVVVVDNASSDGSPQAVRRWAEGHDLPLDLVVLPRNTGGAGGFTAGLARAVHRHGAGAVWLMDDDTVPRPDALAASLTAMRRTGSALVASRVVWTDGRDHPMNTPRERPGVTAAERAAAAAAGCLPVRSASFVALLLDARAVREDGLPEAAFFLWNDDFEYTTRLLRHRRGVSCPDSVVEHRTRVFGGADADPGERFALEVRNKLWTFTRSRPLGARDTVLYGGATLRRWVRTVARSRRRDVLVRGLATGLRQGAERPEPTAAVLRDLPEVAADVRAVESAAGRDLGAAARVEPTAPREGLPAFSVLLPVWARDDAAQLRRAVASVTTEQELRPDEVVVVRDGPVPPALQEVLDELSRGPGTRVHPLPRNVGLARALEAGLAVCTHDVVARMDADDVSLPTRFARQLPVIAAGADLVGAGLLEIGADEDDVVGRRVPPTGAAEIARYARFHDPFNHPTVVYRRSAVAAAGGYRDLELMEDYWLFARMIAAGARVENLPEPLVKYRVGASPDAGSYARRGGLRLFRSELTLQRHLRREGFTTPVQAVRNVVVRGGYRFVPTRVRTAAYRALIATTNETTHEQGGGR; encoded by the coding sequence GTGCCCGCGAACGCGCCCGACACCCCGGAGGACAAGGTCGTCGCGGTGGTCGTCGCCTACGACCGCCGGGACCTCCTGCTCGCCGGTCTCGACGCGCTCGCCGCCCAGACCCGCCGCCCCGACCTCGTCGTCGTCGTCGACAACGCCTCCTCCGACGGCTCCCCGCAGGCCGTGCGGCGGTGGGCGGAGGGGCACGACCTGCCCCTCGACCTCGTCGTCCTGCCCCGCAACACCGGCGGCGCGGGCGGGTTCACCGCCGGCCTGGCCCGCGCGGTGCACCGCCACGGCGCCGGCGCGGTCTGGCTCATGGACGACGACACCGTGCCCCGCCCCGACGCGCTCGCGGCCTCGCTGACGGCGATGCGCCGCACCGGTTCCGCCCTCGTCGCCAGCCGGGTCGTGTGGACCGACGGGCGCGACCACCCGATGAACACCCCCCGCGAGCGCCCCGGGGTCACCGCCGCCGAGCGCGCCGCGGCCGCGGCGGCGGGCTGCCTGCCCGTGCGCTCGGCGAGCTTCGTGGCGCTGCTGCTGGACGCCCGCGCCGTGCGCGAGGACGGGCTGCCCGAGGCCGCGTTCTTCCTCTGGAACGACGACTTCGAGTACACGACCCGCCTGCTGCGCCACCGCCGCGGGGTCTCCTGCCCGGACAGCGTCGTCGAGCACCGCACGAGGGTCTTCGGCGGCGCCGACGCCGACCCGGGGGAGCGCTTCGCGCTGGAGGTCCGCAACAAGCTGTGGACCTTCACCCGCTCCCGCCCCCTCGGCGCGCGCGACACCGTCCTCTACGGCGGGGCGACGCTGCGCCGCTGGGTCCGGACGGTGGCCCGCTCCCGCCGCCGCGACGTGCTGGTGCGGGGGCTCGCGACCGGTCTGCGCCAGGGCGCGGAGCGGCCCGAGCCGACCGCCGCCGTCCTGCGCGACCTGCCCGAGGTCGCCGCCGACGTCCGCGCGGTGGAGTCCGCGGCCGGGCGCGACCTCGGCGCCGCCGCGCGGGTGGAGCCCACCGCCCCCCGCGAGGGGCTGCCGGCGTTCTCGGTGCTGCTGCCGGTGTGGGCCCGCGACGACGCCGCGCAGCTGCGGCGCGCCGTCGCCAGCGTCACCACCGAGCAGGAGCTGCGCCCCGACGAGGTCGTCGTCGTCCGCGACGGTCCCGTGCCGCCGGCCCTGCAGGAGGTCCTCGACGAGCTCTCGCGCGGGCCGGGGACCCGGGTGCACCCGCTGCCGCGCAACGTGGGGCTGGCCCGCGCCCTGGAGGCCGGGCTCGCCGTCTGCACCCACGACGTGGTGGCCCGGATGGACGCCGACGACGTCAGCCTGCCCACCCGCTTCGCGCGCCAGCTGCCCGTCATCGCCGCCGGCGCCGACCTCGTCGGGGCCGGGCTGCTGGAGATCGGCGCCGACGAGGACGACGTCGTGGGCCGGCGCGTCCCGCCCACCGGGGCCGCCGAGATCGCCCGCTACGCCCGCTTCCACGACCCCTTCAACCACCCCACGGTCGTGTACCGCCGCTCCGCGGTCGCCGCGGCGGGCGGGTACCGCGACCTGGAGCTGATGGAGGACTACTGGCTCTTCGCCCGGATGATCGCCGCCGGCGCCCGCGTGGAGAACCTGCCCGAGCCGCTGGTGAAGTACCGCGTCGGCGCGAGCCCGGACGCGGGGTCCTACGCCCGCCGCGGGGGCCTGCGGCTGTTCCGCTCCGAGCTCACCCTCCAGCGCCACCTGCGCCGCGAGGGGTTCACCACCCCCGTCCAGGCCGTGCGCAACGTCGTCGTCCGCGGCGGGTACCGCTTCGTGCCGACCCGGGTCCGCACCGCCGCCTACCGCGCCCTCATCGCCACGACGAACGAGACGACGCACGAGCAAGGAGGTGGACGGTGA
- a CDS encoding acyltransferase family protein: MTAVTDTQPPADTAVAKRLPEVRSITGLRIVAAVWVLLFHWKFTPLPDWGGVRAFLTPVTDSGHLGVDLFYVISGFVITLTYLDTMGRRPRLRGWLDFWWARVCRVWPAYAVVVVLFGCWLLWRRSIDPAFYAYQGVQPDLGPWAWVEQLLLVQLWHRPDFDGASFVGATWSVSAEMAAYVAFPVLALVLFRLRRLPWWLLVAGAVALMVPAALRSYQTGVIYWDYSWLERIGTCFGAGALVCLAVRRLQAGAVSSERAARWAPTLAWVLVLECVLVVGWAAGRPYDRFAVVAVLFPLLVGALALTERGPSAFLSRPAVVLGGRISYSVYLVHVPVYEVFWTFQREVPQIAPGGPWTGFLVPNLPVVAIGLGWVLWRFVEEPARRRLRALGRARR; the protein is encoded by the coding sequence GTGACCGCCGTCACCGACACCCAGCCCCCCGCCGACACCGCCGTCGCGAAGCGGCTGCCCGAGGTCCGCTCCATCACCGGCCTGCGGATCGTCGCGGCCGTCTGGGTCCTGCTCTTCCACTGGAAGTTCACCCCGCTGCCCGACTGGGGCGGGGTGCGCGCCTTCCTCACCCCCGTCACCGACTCCGGGCACCTCGGCGTCGACCTCTTCTACGTGATCTCCGGCTTCGTGATCACCCTGACCTACCTGGACACGATGGGGCGCCGGCCCCGGCTGCGCGGCTGGCTGGACTTCTGGTGGGCCCGGGTCTGCCGGGTCTGGCCCGCCTACGCCGTCGTCGTCGTGCTCTTCGGCTGCTGGCTGCTGTGGCGGCGCAGCATCGACCCCGCCTTCTACGCCTACCAGGGCGTGCAGCCGGACCTGGGGCCGTGGGCCTGGGTCGAGCAGCTGCTGCTGGTGCAGCTGTGGCACCGCCCCGACTTCGACGGCGCCAGCTTCGTGGGCGCGACCTGGTCGGTGTCGGCGGAGATGGCCGCCTACGTCGCCTTCCCCGTGCTGGCCCTGGTGCTGTTCCGGCTGCGGCGGCTGCCCTGGTGGCTGCTGGTCGCCGGGGCGGTGGCGCTGATGGTGCCCGCGGCGCTGCGCAGCTACCAGACCGGGGTCATCTACTGGGACTACAGCTGGCTGGAGCGGATCGGCACCTGCTTCGGCGCCGGGGCGCTGGTGTGCCTGGCGGTGCGGCGGTTGCAGGCGGGCGCGGTGTCCTCCGAGCGCGCCGCGCGGTGGGCCCCGACCCTCGCGTGGGTCCTGGTGCTGGAGTGCGTGCTCGTCGTGGGCTGGGCCGCGGGACGCCCCTACGACCGTTTCGCCGTGGTCGCGGTCCTCTTCCCGCTGCTCGTGGGGGCGCTCGCCCTGACCGAGCGCGGGCCCTCGGCGTTCCTGTCCCGCCCGGCGGTCGTGCTGGGCGGGCGGATCTCCTACAGCGTCTACCTCGTCCACGTGCCGGTGTACGAGGTCTTCTGGACCTTCCAGCGGGAGGTCCCGCAGATCGCCCCCGGCGGGCCGTGGACGGGCTTCCTCGTGCCGAACCTGCCGGTCGTGGCCATCGGTCTCGGGTGGGTCCTGTGGAGGTTCGTCGAGGAGCCCGCCCGCCGCCGCCTGCGCGCGCTGGGACGCGCGCGCCGGTGA
- the glf gene encoding UDP-galactopyranose mutase, whose amino-acid sequence MNIDLVVVGSGFFGLTVARQCAEDLGLKVLVIDRRDHIGGNAYSEAEPETGIEVHRYGAHLFHTSNERVWEHVNRFTRFTPYVHRVFSTYRGGVYSMPVNLHTINQYFGKALSPAEARALVAEQAGEIDSAVADNFEDKAISLIGRPLYEAFFKGYTAKQWQTDPRNLPGATVTRLPVRYGYDNRYFNDTHEGLPVDGYTKWLERLADHPNIEVRLNTDFFDAGQEVRKGNVAGNVPIVYTGPVDTYFGNAEGELSWRTLDFEQEVLPVGDFQGTPVMNYADEDVPYTRIHEFRHFHPERDYPKDKTVIMREFSRFAVAGDEPYYPVNTPEDRQKLLAYRDLASREAGVLFGGRLGTYKYLDMHMAIGAALSMVDNKLVPHFKDGAALVAGGVDA is encoded by the coding sequence GTGAACATCGACCTCGTCGTCGTCGGATCGGGCTTCTTCGGGCTGACGGTGGCCCGTCAGTGCGCCGAGGACCTGGGCCTGAAGGTCCTCGTCATCGACCGCCGCGACCACATCGGCGGCAACGCCTACTCCGAGGCCGAGCCGGAGACGGGCATCGAGGTGCACCGCTACGGCGCGCACCTCTTCCACACCTCCAACGAGCGGGTGTGGGAGCACGTCAACCGGTTCACGCGGTTCACGCCCTACGTGCACCGGGTGTTCTCCACCTACCGGGGCGGCGTCTACTCGATGCCGGTCAACCTGCACACGATCAACCAGTACTTCGGCAAGGCGCTGTCGCCGGCCGAGGCGCGCGCGCTGGTCGCCGAGCAGGCCGGCGAGATCGACTCCGCCGTCGCGGACAACTTCGAGGACAAGGCGATCTCGCTGATCGGGCGCCCCCTCTACGAGGCCTTCTTCAAGGGTTACACCGCCAAGCAGTGGCAGACCGACCCGCGCAACCTCCCCGGGGCCACGGTCACCCGCCTGCCGGTGCGCTACGGCTACGACAACCGCTACTTCAACGACACCCACGAGGGCCTGCCCGTCGACGGGTACACGAAGTGGTTGGAGCGCCTCGCCGACCACCCGAACATCGAGGTCCGGCTGAACACCGACTTCTTCGACGCGGGCCAGGAGGTCCGCAAGGGCAACGTCGCGGGCAACGTCCCGATCGTCTACACCGGCCCGGTCGACACCTACTTCGGCAACGCCGAGGGGGAGCTGTCCTGGCGCACGCTCGACTTCGAGCAGGAGGTCCTGCCCGTGGGCGACTTCCAGGGGACGCCGGTGATGAACTACGCCGACGAGGACGTGCCCTACACCCGGATCCACGAGTTCCGGCACTTCCACCCCGAGCGGGACTACCCGAAGGACAAGACCGTGATCATGCGGGAGTTCTCCCGCTTCGCGGTCGCCGGCGACGAGCCGTACTACCCGGTGAACACCCCCGAGGACCGGCAGAAGCTGCTGGCCTACCGCGACCTCGCGTCGCGCGAGGCGGGCGTGCTGTTCGGCGGGCGCCTCGGCACGTACAAGTACCTCGACATGCACATGGCCATCGGGGCGGCCCTGTCGATGGTGGACAACAAGCTGGTCCCGCA